Sequence from the Fusarium oxysporum Fo47 chromosome VI, complete sequence genome:
GTCTCTTCGGTCAGTCTCTTGGAACTTGCTCCTTATGAGGCCAGTAGAGAGGCAAGACACGCGGTGCCGGGCACAAGCACAGCTTTTTCGCGTGAGCAATAAGTGACGAGACAAGAGACAACAAGCTTGGGGGAAAAGAGACAACTGAGTCAAGGTAACGCTAATGCGTATGGGGGCTGCCGCAGTCCGTATCACAGGATGTACCGAGCACCGTTTGTAGTATTGTTGGCACTGGACTCTGGCCCCGTTGTTTGTGTCTCCTGTCAAGGATCATCTTGACTGTGCCCTTGCTAGACCGGCTGGCCCTCTTAACCCCGAAGAAGCAAGGGCGGGTGATTAAGTTGGGAGGTGCGCCATGGCGTTTTTTTCCTGCCGCTAAAAACCCGTCTTGGACCTCGTAAGTAAACCCCTGGTCCTTGACCCTGGAAGGCCAGGCCCCCATCACATCGATGGGCCGCCACACCTGCTCAGTCCTTTCATCCCCTCCCTGGCTCTATCTTGACGGCGGCAGCAGGCGCGTAAGGCGCGTGAGGCAACGGTGGGTGAGATTCGCCTTCAGGTTGCCCGCCCTACCGATCGTGACTAGGCGGTACTGCTTCTAATATCGTGAGGCGGCGTCCTGCTAGCTATTGGAGAAGCACTCTCTTTCCCTTGTGTTAAGGGCTTTAAGCTCGTCAGGTTCCAAGTGGGGAGGCCTGCAATCCAACCATTGACCTTAATGTTTCTAACAGCTCCTAGACATCTCTTTAGTTAAAAGTCCAAACTGCTTCTAGCCAGGCAGAGAGTAGCACAGGTGGTCAACGTCCCTTTTAATGCAGGTACTCTCCCCAGACTTATCTCACGCCATGACCTTCCggtcttcttgactttgctTCAACACCCCTCCGCTGGTCCCTCGGTTGAACTGTTTCCTCTTCGCTTCTTGTTGTCTCCTTTCGCCCCCGCTATCCCGGCGGTTCACACTCCAAAAACCCACTCTCGGTAGGCGTGGTTCTTTGCCTTGAAGCGAACCACTCTACTGGTATCTCATCAATAGGCTCTCAGTTCGACGCGCCGCAACGGTTGTGCGTCCCCCCTGGGGCCCGGCGGCTCTGATCATCAAACGTCTGGCATCGCTACTTGTTACCGCCGCCCGCTGCCGCTGGCCTTCCGTGGTGTTCTGATCCGGCTGACTCCGAAACCATCGTACTGTAAGGTCttgttctctcatctctCCGATTAACTATAGCACGGCCCATCGGACTTGTCCCCGGCGTTCCCTGCAACGAGCGGTCCAAATGGAGAGTTCACCAGAATCAGTCCGTCCGGTGAAGCGCGTCAAATACGCGCGACAAGACGATGCGATCCCACTGAATATAGCCACATCTAGCATCAGGGACTCCGACAGCGCTGACGCATCCCTGGTTACTGATGTCCCTTTATTCGAAAATACATGGCCCATGACAACGGGAGTATCGTCTCCCTCAGAGGTCCTATTCAACCTTCCCGAGGACCTTGGCAATTCGTGGGCCCCAGCTTTTACAGGTAAGGAAGTGAACCTGTTGTCACTCACTATCCACCTCACCTCACCCACCTTTCCTTATGGCTCTGCCTTCTCGGAAACTCTTCAGATCCTAACTCTGACCTGTTGTCCCTGTCAAATCCCTGTGGAGGATCTTGAAGTCAGATGGGTCTCCGATGAGAGAGGTGTAACCATGGGCAGaaaggagatgagagagaacaTGTTGCACCCACCCACCCCGCTCTTACTCCCACCCTCATCCCGTTGCACAATCCGACTGAGAATCCATCTTTCATCCATCATGTTCCCGACTTTGTTCCAATTCCTGCCGAGAATATCAAAACTACCCGTCGACCCGATCATGCTATGGTAGACTATCAAGTCCGTGAGCTGACGTTCCATTCAGCACCCCAGCCTGCGTTGAATCTTCAGGTAGCCACAGCACCTCAACCTAAACCTCAACCTGAGCCACCTCGCACTCAGGCCCAGCGACTGCCTCGCCTCTTGCCTGCGGTGCACGATGCTCTTCCAGAGCGGGCTGTCGAACCGCAagactcgaagaagagaggCCTGGCACCAGTAGAAGGGCTCGTTGTAAGTCCGTTCACCGCGAATGAGGACCGACTGATTGTGTCTGCCTATCCTCGCTATGCTCGCCCTGAGAATGGACAGGTGAATGGGTATGTTAAATTCAACTGGCCTTCGCGAGCTCCGTCGAGACGACCGTCTGGCCCTGTACCACTCCCACCAGAGGATGACGTTGAGGACATAACGTCCAACGTAACGCGATCGCACACTGCTGGTCGCACTCCAACCATAATAACTCTGGTTAACCCTGGGCCTGCCGTGTCTTCCGCGCCAAATGGGACTATTTCGCCCATGGACCTAGAGGGAGGATGGGGAAGTACTTCATCACCGATATTGATGGCAGGTTCTCCAGTTTCCGTTCAAGACACTTCACAAATCCTGGTAGCTGGTGACCCAAAAATGCTGCCTCCTCAGTTCGGATTCCAAGCAAAAATGGATCATATCGACAGACGATTGTTTGAGTTCTGTGAGTCTTTGAAACGTGCTTATCAGCGCTATGGGGTTTGAACAAGCGTTTGCTCACCACTCGGTAGATATCAAGAACTGGTGTCCAGGAAGGAGTGTGCTTAGCAACACAAACCTGTGGTTAAAGGATCTGGCGCCGATGCATAAGAACGAAGGTATTCTCCACGCTATTCAGAGTCTTGCCGGGGTGTACATCTATGATTATATACCGGATGAGCGCATCCGACAACGGATCAATCAGCGATATGTCACGGCAGATCAATATTTCAGCACACTCCTCAATGCACCTGAAAGCAGGGAAAATGGTAAAGGGCAGGAGGTCATCACCATGGCCGTGCTTCTTTCAATGCAGGATGTATGTATGATGTCGCTGCAGGATTGGTGGTCGTGCGCCTTCGTTGTTGTGAAGTGACCTGACTGGTATTTAGATTGTCCTCACGGAACGACGACTCAAGAAGCCGTACAACCCACGATGGTTGGAGGGATTCAGGCAAGGCGAATACTTTCTGCAAGCAACAGACCCTGGTGCTCGCTACTGGAAAAACAACAACGTCCAGTACAACGAGCTTCGCATCTCTCAATCAATCATCGTTGGCCGGGCAGTGATTCTCGCTCAACCTATGATGGCCCTTCCATCACCAGAGACTTTTAACCCTGAGGCTGAAGCAGGCAGGTTCAGCTGGCTCCTCTATGGAACAGAGAAGGATATGTTCGAAATACATGGAGGATGTGGCTTTTCGAAGAAACTGTTGCATCTTATGAGCCAAGTAACGTATTGTGCAGGTCGATTGCAGCAAGAGCCCGAATCCACCATCGTTCCAATCACGGCAAAATTTCTCTTGCGCGAACTATCAGAAATGCGCCAATGGAGCCGTGAGGGCAAAGACTGGGAGCTGGCTCGAAAGTACCCTCCAACGATAGACTGGGTGCGCGACAAAGCAGACGAAGTGATAATCGATTCGAACCAAATCATGACTGAGGTTACAGCTGAGGCATGGAGGATCGCCGCAATTATTTATTATCAATGTCGTCTTCTGAGGTATGAATATGCGATGAAGGGGAAGAAAAGGTCCTAGGAGGGAGAGAAGtgggcaagaagaaggaagttGGAGATCCATGGGGATAATGGGCGTTGATTTTGCAACAGCTCAACTCACTCCTTCCCCCTCTGCCGGCTCAACACTGACACTACCTGCTTTCCCTGCCACCCTATCCTAACTTGCGTTAACGACAGTGGCAAGAACGCTCGCTGACTGAACCTTCCATTAGGCTGCCTCGAAATCACCCGGAAGTTCTTGCCaatcttgatgatcttgccTGTTGCATACGAATTATGCCTACATCGGGGTCTCACTTTACAGCTCAAGCACCCCTATTACCAGTGTTTTTCCTGGGCTTACTCGCTACTGAACCTGTACACAAGGATGTTTCAATGGATTGGTTCGAACAAGTGGTTCAAACGCCAGTCCGCAGTGTAAGTgcaaaagaaagaaacgCAAACCTCCCATTTTTAGTAATCTATGGCAAGACGCAGGCTGGTTCTGCTCTTGCCCAGGTCTACTGCACCCAACATTACCTACTCTAGTTGCAGAATTAGGGGCTAATTACCTGTCACCTCAGAGCGTCCCCCCCTTATACGGCGCGCTTTTGCGCATCTGGGGGTGGATTGACAAAGAAGTACAAATCCCACGAGATCCAACTGCTCTCCCCAAAGCTATCGGTAAGAGGTACCCTTGGTGGGAACACCTTGTTGCAAAGGTCCTcgaagcagaagaggaaACCCTGTGCTTAACCTGACGAAACGCAACGAACAAAACTTTGATCTGTCCATCCATTTTGGGATTACAATGCCTTCCCTTACTCGTAAAAAGGTACTGTCCGCAGATATCTCAGCAATAGTTGCCCGCCTTTTTGGTGAGAATTCTTTTAGGAATTAGATGTGATGGTAGCGGCCAGCCGCGGAGACAGATTAGTAACTGACTCCTGAGACGGCACTGTCGGCGTCGTCTCGCTGGTCCTTGCTGTCCTTACGGCGAACGAGATATTGTCCTGAAAACAAGTCAGTATGAAAATCgtaaaagaagagagagaagaaaaaaaagaaaggaggaatgaaagaaagaaagaaggaaagaaagaagaaatcgCCAGAGGGCATTAATAGGAGGGAACTTACGGAACTCCGATCCTGGGGCTTGCCAGACATCGATTACGCTCAGTCCTGCCTTATAGCACATGAGGCGCACGTTATCTTCGCCGTACTTGTGAGAATCAAACCAGTCGAACTCTTCGCCTTTCTGGATGATGCGGCTCATCTTCTTAAGCTTCACATCTTTCTTGGCccggaagaagaagcgatgACGAGTAGTGGGCTCATCCTCCAATTGCGCGAGGAGTTCCCAATCCTCCTCACGAAACCATTCCTCACCTGCCAGACGATTGGCATGTTTGAAGCCATTCAAGAAGAACTTGTGGTAGAGGTCGTCGCAAGAGTGGTAGGCGTTCCAgatcttctccttgttgTTGGGAAGAGTGTGGCCGTCCATTCCAATTAGAAGCAAGTCGTCAGGCCGCAAGGCATCGGCCCAGAACTTCAGGTGAGCGAGTGCTTCAGGCCAAGGATCGTTACAGAGAACCGAACCTAGCGAGAGGAAGAGACGGGGTGTCGAGATCTTTTGGATATAGCTCATGCCATCGCCAAAGGTACCCCAGATACCAGCACAGGTCACTGAAGACTCAGGGCTCGGGTGCTGCTCCACGAGGTATTTGACATTGTGATTCAGCGACGATCTGGAGATGTCCAATGCGAGGTACTTGGCGGGAACTTTGTCCTTTTCAAAGGCTGCGAGAAGGTGACCAACCTTGCGAGTGTCACTGGATGGGGTCGTGTTAGTATGGACAGGGTAAGCTTACAGCCACCACTCATTGAGGGTGGGCAGAGTGCGGG
This genomic interval carries:
- a CDS encoding fungal-specific transcription factor domain-containing protein, whose translation is MVDYQVRELTFHSAPQPALNLQVATAPQPKPQPEPPRTQAQRLPRLLPAVHDALPERAVEPQDSKKRGLAPVEGLVVSPFTANEDRLIVSAYPRYARPENGQVNGYVKFNWPSRAPSRRPSGPVPLPPEDDVEDITSNVTRSHTAGRTPTIITLVNPGPAVSSAPNGTISPMDLEGGWGSTSSPILMAGSPVSVQDTSQILVAGDPKMLPPQFGFQAKMDHIDRRLFEFYIKNWCPGRSVLSNTNLWLKDLAPMHKNEGILHAIQSLAGVYIYDYIPDERIRQRINQRYVTADQYFSTLLNAPESRENGKGQEVITMAVLLSMQDIVLTERRLKKPYNPRWLEGFRQGEYFLQATDPGARYWKNNNVQYNELRISQSIIVGRAVILAQPMMALPSPETFNPEAEAGRFSWLLYGTEKDMFEIHGGCGFSKKLLHLMSQVTYCAGRLQQEPESTIVPITAKFLLRELSEMRQWSREGKDWELARKYPPTIDWVRDKADEVIIDSNQIMTEVTAEAWRIAAIIYYQCRLLRLPRNHPEVLANLDDLACCIRIMPTSGSHFTAQAPLLPVFFLGLLATEPVHKDVSMDWFEQVVQTPVRSSVPPLYGALLRIWGWIDKEVQIPRDPTALPKAIGKRYPWWEHLVAKVLEAEEETLCLT
- a CDS encoding histidine-specific methyltransferase, coding for MDPKNDAPAHGAVVDIGGSNMYDGIGKRLQEALTAPYSPTSKPTLPDELLYDDVGLPIWNQIIFTPEFYQTHDEIALFDKHGADVAARCPAGVTIIDLGAGDTRKVGHLLAAFEKDKVPAKYLALDISRSSLNHNVKYLVEQHPSPESSVTCAGIWGTFGDGMSYIQKISTPRLFLSLGSVLCNDPWPEALAHLKFWADALRPDDLLLIGMDGHTLPNNKEKIWNAYHSCDDLYHKFFLNGFKHANRLAGEEWFREEDWELLAQLEDEPTTRHRFFFRAKKDVKLKKMSRIIQKGEEFDWFDSHKYGEDNVRLMCYKAGLSVIDVWQAPGSEFRKFPPINALWRFLLSFLLSFFHSSFLFFLLSLLLRFSY